The following DNA comes from Acidobacteriota bacterium.
CAGGTTCGTGCGCAGCCGCAGCCGTTGCGGATACCGCCCGTCGAACAGCCGCTCCACCGGAATGACCATCGTCTTGAGCTTGCCGGCCGGGAAGCCCAGGTCCTGGTGCATGACGGTCCAGTGCCCCTTGCCGTCGAGCGCCTCCACCGCCACGCCGCGCGGCGCCGGCAGGCTGCTCTGTCCGAGGGCGACGTTGATGCTGCTGTCGGTCGGGTAGATCCAACCGTAGGCCAGCAGCCGCAGCGCGGCGTGCGCCTCGGCGTCCGGGCCGAGCTCGACTTCGAGGAAGTGATCGCGGGTGATTCCCTGGTGGGTCCCCCGCTCGAACGTGGCGACGTAGCGTCCGTCGCGCTTGCCGACCAGGTCCCCGACGTCCTTGCCGGCATCGTCCCAGGCGCCGGCGATGGGTTGCGACGGGCCGGTGACGATGGGATCCAGCGGGGCCGCGTCGCGGGCGAAGCGCTCGTCGACGAAGACCTCCGTGTCCGCCGGGTGGTCGACGACCAGCAGGGACGCGTGGTCGACGAAGTGGGTCTCCCAGAGCTCGGCGGTGATGCGCAGGTCGTACTCCCCGTCGCGCGGGGCGAGCTGATCGCCGCGGATCAGCACGCGATCCTCGGTCTGCGTGACGCCGGCGGTGTCCTGCGCGTTGATGCGCATCCCGAGCGGCGACCGCCAGAGCACGTCGGTGACGAAACGCAGGCCCGTACCGTCGTCGGCGAAGAGCCACGGGCAGGAGCCCTTGAGCCGCTGCTCGGCGACGAACTCGCCGCGCGCCGGCAGGTTGAAATCGGCCTGCACGACGCCGTTGGGCCACGCCACGCGCGCCACGTCGATCCGCGGCTGCTCGCCCAGGCCGAAGTGGACCGGCCCCCCGGTCAGCACCTGCTTCTGCACGAGCAGTCCGGCGCGCGCCTCGATCTCGCCGCCGACCCCGAACGAGTTGATCCGCTGATCGCCCGCCGCAATGTGGGCCCGCGGGCGAATCCGTTGCCAGCCGTAGCCGGCGCTGCCCCGCCCCGCCAGCCGTACCGGCGCGCCGTCCTCCACCCCCACCAGGTCGAGCCAGCCGTCGGCGTCCAGATCGGCGACGCCGAAGATCTCGGCCGTGACCGGCGCGTCGAGGTCGTCGTCCTGCAGCACCGCACGCTCGTCGGCCAGCCAGATCCGTGAGCCCGCCGGTCCCGAGCCGAGCAGGTCGAGCGCGCCGTTGTTGTCCAGGTCGGCCAACAGCAGCCGCCGGGATCCGGGAGCGGCGTCGGCCGGCACGGCGGACCACTCGGCGACGGGCTCGCGATCCCACGTCCCGTCGTTCCAGCTCGTGCGGCTGACCTGACCCGCCGCATCCAGGGTGACCACGTCGAGGACGCCGTCCGCGTTCAGGTCGCCCAGGGCCAGGGCGACGACCGGCCGCGACGCCTCCCACGCCGGCCACCCGCCGAACCGACCGGCCTGCAGGTTCTCCAGCGGATGCACGCCGCCCGCCGCGTCCAGCAGGACCGCGTCCGGGTCGCCGTCGACGTCGAGATCGCCCCAGCCGAAACCGCGCAGGCCGGCCACGGCGGGGAACGGCCGCACCGCCTCGAACGTGCCGTCGGCGTTGTTGCGCAGCACCCACGGCGCCGCGTCCAGGGGGCCGTGAACGATGTCGAGATCGCCGTCCATCTCGATGTCGGCCGCCCAGGCGCCGTAGCCCGCGAGGCTCCCCATGTCGATGTCGTTCGCCGGCACGGGGGTGTTCTGTTCGAACTCACCGTCCTCGTTGCGGGTCAGAAGACCGAAGCCACTTGCGCCCACAACGGCGAGATCCATGCGGTAGTCGCCGTTCCAGTCGAGAGGAAGAAGCGCCTCGGCAGCCGGCCCGGTCGCGGGCCCGCCGCCCGGAAAGGGGAGCTCCGGTCCCGCGTCGGCCCCGCCCACCCGGCGCACGGTCTCGCCGTCGGTGGCAACGATTGCCGGCGTCCCGTCCTCGCCGCCGTGGACTATGGCCAGCGCGGCCGCCTCGACAGTTCCCTGCGCTACCGGCTGGATTCGCTCCGCCACGTAGGCGAGCGTCCGATCCGGCGCCGCCGCGGTCGACGGGGGCGACGGCATCGCCAGAAAGCGCATCAGCGGCGCCGCGATCTGCTCTGCGCTGACGCTGACCACCGCCAGGTCCTCACGGAAAGCGGGCGTGCGGACCAGCACGTTGCGGAGCAACTGGGCCATGGTCGCGGCCCGTCCCAGGTCGCCGCCGGCGGCGGCCTCGGACAGTCCCTGCAACTGCTCCATGGCCAGCTCGGGCCACGCCGCGCTGCGTTGCGTCAGGCGCTCTATCGTGTCGTCCAGGACGTCGCCGTCCTCCGTCCGGGCCGCCCACCGCGCCCGCTCCAGCAGCACGGCCAGGTTGTCGGGCCGGCGCGCCAGGACCTCTTCCAGCCACCGCCGCGCCTCGGGCAGGTCGGGTTCTGCCCCGCCCCGCTCCAGCTCCTGGGCCAGGGCGAAGCGGGCTTGCTCGTGATCGGCGTCGAGCGCCGCCGCGCGCCGATACTGGGCGACCGCCTCCTCGGACCGCCCGCTGAAGCTGGCGAGCTGACCCTGCAGAAACGCCACCGCGGCACTGTCCGGCGCCAGGGCGTACGCCGTCTCCAGCGCCGTCGTCGCCCCTCCGTCGTCTCCCACGCCGACCCGGGCCACGGCCAGGTTCGCGTGAATGGCCGGCTCGCGCGGGGCCAGCTCGCTCGCGCGGACGAACTGGTCGCGCGCGTCGCTCAGCAAACCGACCTCCAGCGATGCCAGCCCCCGGTAGAAGACGCGCACCGTCTCCCGATACTCGGCCGAGCCGGCCGATGGAAGCCCCGCCGGCGCGCAGGCGAACCAGGAGCCCGCGCTCACGGCCACGACGATCGGCAACAGGAGCCTGCGGCGCAGAAGTCCCGCGCCGACGGAACGCCCAACGCGACAACGGGCAACATGGCCACCCCAAGGTCGCGTCACCGCCGCCAGCGCCAGTCGCCGCCACCGGGCAGCCGCCGGTCCGCGCGAGCCGGGGGTCGAGCCGAAAGAACCTGATATTTGCACGTTCACCACCGTTGATCCTTGATATTCTTGCCAACCGTAGCATGGTCGGCAAACTCCCCGGCGCCGTGGCAGTGGCCGTCGGACTGGCCATCGGAATCGCCGGTGGCGCGGTCTCCGCGCAGCCGGGTCGGACCTCCCCGCTGGTCCTCTCCGGTGCGCGGCCCGACCCGCAGGCCGGCACGCTGACCATCGCCGGCGCGGGCTTCGGTCAGCTTCCCTTCGTCACCCTCGACCTGGTGCCGCTCGCGGTGCGCTCGGCCACCGATACCGAGATCGTCGCCGCCGCGCCGGTCTCGCTCATGCCCCCGGGCGACTACGTCCTGACCGTCAGCCGCGGCGCGGGGGCCGGAGAGCACGCGTCGCTCGACGTCGCCCTGCATGGCGGTGCGGCGGCCGGCGGGTCGACGCCCGCCACCCGCTCCGGCGCGGGCGCGGGACCGGGCCCGGCGGCGAGGACCAACGGCACGGACGGGCCCCGGCTGGCCGCCGGACCGGATGCGGTGGCCGCACGGGTGGGCGATCGCGTGATCACGGTAGCCGAGGTGGATCGCGCGTGGCGCCGCCAGGATCCCGGGGGCTTCGCCGCGCTGGCGCGCGAGATCCACGACACGCGCTGGCGCTTCACCGACACGCTGGTGGCCGAGGCGCTCATCGCGCACGAGGCGGACGCGCAGGGACTGACGCCCGAAGCGCTGCTCGAACGGGAGATCCCGCCGCGAATCGTCGAGATGCCCGAATCGGCGGTGCGATCCCTCTACGCCGACGTGGGCACCGCCGCGCGCGGCGCCAGCTACGAGCAGATGGAGCCGGCGCTGCGCGCCTGGCTCGAACGGGTGACGGCGCGCGAGCTGGCCCGGATGAACTACCTGGAGGAGCTGACCGCCGTCTCCATCAACGCCGAGCTGGCCCTGGACGCGCCCCGGGTGGCCGTGGAGCGCACGGCGCAGGACGCGCGGCTCGGTCCGCAGGACGCGCCGGTCGAGCTGGTCGTGTTCGGCGACTTCCAGAACGCCGACTACGGTCGGTTCACCGCGGCGTTCGGACGCGTCCGGGAGACGTACGGCGAGCGGGTCCGGATCGTGTTCAAGCACCTGCCCCCGCCCGACCGCCCCGCCGCGATCCAGGCGGCGCAGGCCGCGCAGTGCGCCAATCTGCAGGAGCGATTCTGGCCGTTCCACGACGCATTGCTGTCACGGCCGGCGGTGCTCGACGCGTTCCGTCTCCGGCAGGCGGCGGGCGAGGCGGGCCTCGACGTGGATCGGTTCGACGCCTGCGTCGCGGGCGGGGCAACGCACCGGACGATCCTGGACGCACTCGAAGAGGCCATCCGCTACGGCCTGCACGCCAGCCCCAGCTTTCTCGTCAACGGCCGGCTCGCACCGGAGCCCCCGCCGTTCCTGCCTCCGTTCGAGTTCTTCACGCGGCTCATCGAGGAAGAGTTGCTGCAAGTGTCACGGCGCGGACGCTGATCGCCGGAGGCCGGCCGCCTCGTCGATGACGATCCGCGTGTTGGGAGAGATGTCCGCGAACCGCTGCGTCGCTCCCGAGGGCCACGCCACCTCCAGCGTCTCCACCACAGGGTCTGGCCCGAGCCCGAAGGTCAGGGGCAGCTCGCTCTGCGAGGCATAGCTCGACCCGCTGCGCGCCATTCGTGACTGTCTGCCCGACGCGCTCGCCACCTGCACCACCGCCCCGATCCCGCGCCGGTTCGAACGCGTGCCGACCAGTCGGACCCGCAGCCAGTTGTTCCGGTTGCCGCCGTCGTTGCGGAGCAACCGCGCGGGCCCGTTCAACGCGGTGAGCACGAGGTCGAGATCCCCGTCGCCGTCGAAGTCGGCGTAGGCGGCCCCCCGCCCCATGGCCGGCCGGACGAACGCCTCGCCCGCTCCGCGGCTGGCGTCCTGAAACGTGCCGTCGCCCCGGTTTCGGAGCAGCAGCGGCGGCTGGCTGAGCCGCGCTCGCGAATCCAGCATCCCCTGCGACTCGTCGGTGCCGCCGTTCGCGGCGAAGATGTCGAGGCGGCCGTCGAGGTCGACGTCCAGGAAGAAGACCGCCCAGGTGACCGAACGGTAGCTGGCGCGGCCCACCGCCGTGCGGGGCGCGGCGTCCACGTAGAAGCCGTCGCCCGCGTCGCGATAGAGGCCGAGCATCTCGTGGAGGAAATTGCCGACGAGGATGTCCGGGCGGCCCGACCGATCGTAGTCGGCCGCGTCCACTCCCATGTTCGCGCGCGCCCGTCCCCGCTCGCTCAGGGACACGCCGGCGCGCAGGCCCACGTCGACGAATCGTCCCGCTCCGTCGTTGTGGTACAGCTTTGCGGGCACGCGGTCGCTGCCGACGAACACGTCGGGCCAGCCGTCGGCGTCGTAGTCGAGCACCGCGACCCCCATCGCCTTGTCGGTCGGGTCGTCGAGGCCGGCCTGCGCGGTGACGTCCTCGAAGCGACCCTGCCCGGCGTTGCGGTACAGGGTGGGCGCGACCGGACGGTACGCGTCGGGACCGCAGTACCCCGGTGGATTGCCGCACCCCGTGTCCGTCTCGGGCGACCAGTCCACGTAGTTGCCGACGAAGAGGTCGACCAGGCCGTCGCGGTCGTAGTCGAGCCACGCGGCGCTGACCGCGAACCCGCCGTCGCCGATGCCCGAGCCGGCGGTCACGTCGCGGAACGTGCCGTTCCCCGCGTTGCGGTAAAGCCGCCCCCCGTCCACCGTCGTCAGGAAGAGGTCGTCGCGGCCGTCGTTGTCGTAGTCGGCGACCGCGGCTCCGAGGCCGTAGACTTCGGCGCCGTCCAGGCCGCTCCCCGCGAAGACGTCGCCGAAAGTGCCGTCCCCGTTGTTGCGGAACAGGCCATGACGGGTCTCGCCGGCCGATCCCCACCGCCTGCCGTTGACGAACAGCAGGTCCGACCGGCCGTCGCCGTCCAGGTCGAGCACGGCGACCCCGCCGCCGAACAGCTCCGGGTACCAGTGATCGCCCGCGGCCCCGTTGTCGTGCGTGAAGTCGATGCCGGCCTGCGCCGTCACGTCGGTGAACACGACCGCGGCAGGCACCGCGTTCTGCGCTGCCGAACCCGCCCGGCCCGCGGCGCCCGGCAGTCCCGAGGCGCCGGGTTGCCCGGTCGATCGGCCTCCGCTCAGCACCAGCACCGCGCAGGCGATTCCGATCAGGAACCGGTGGCGGTTCGAAGACCGGCCAAACGCCCGAATCGCGCAGCGCGAGAAGGAAACCCGGCGGGGCGTCCGCGACCGGGAAGCGGCGTAGCGGGGGACGATGCCTCGTCGGCCGCACACGGCGGAGTCACTCACGGCACTTCCCCGTCGGGCCACGGCGTGCGGCACGCCTCGCCCCGCTCGTAGCGCCGCAGGTTCTCCTGCAACCGACCGGAAACGCCGGCGAGTCCGGCGCGCAGGGCTCCGGTGACGAGATCGCGCTGCAGCGCCGCCGCGCGGTCGAAGGCGCCGACCTCGGCCAGCGCCATCGCCATCGTCTCCCCCAGGTCGAGACTCCTCCCCCGCGAGGCGAGACCGTCCGCCATGGCCAGCGCGCGCGCCCCGTCGCGGACGCGCTCGTCCGGGGCCGCGGCCAGCACGCGCGCGAGTGCGTGGGCCACCCCGGCATCGTCCGGGTACGCTTCCAGCGCCTGCTCGAGCCGCGCGCGGGCGGCAGACCAGCGGTGGAGCACGACAAGGGTCATGGCGTGCCCGAAGGCCGCCTCGACGAGATCCGGGCTCATCCGCGACGCCTGCTGATACTGCGCCAGGGCGCCCTCCGGATCGCCGGACCGGCGCAGGCTGTAGGCCAGGCGCAGGCGGGCCTCGGCGTACGACGCCCGCCCCCGCAGCGCCGCGGCGAACCGTTCGGCCGCTTCCCGGTACCTGCCCTCGTCCTGCAGCAGCACCCCCAGGCTGTACTGTGCCTGCGCCAGCTCGGGCGCATCCGCCGCAGCCCGCTCCAGCTCCGTGCGCGCCGTCCCCGTGTCGCCCCGCAGATAGAGCGCCGTGCCGAGTCGGTGCCGAAGCTCCGCGTCTGCAGGATCGAGCTCCAGGCCGCGGCGGAACGCGGCGACGGCCCCGTCCCAGTCCTCGCGGTTCAGCGCCTCGATACCGCGCGTCTCGTACGCCTGAGAGCTCTCCAGCAGTCCGTCCAGGGCGGCCATCAGCGGGTCGGCGGGCCGGATGTCGGCCGCCTCCCGCTGCCGCAGGTGCTCCTGCGCCCGCTCCGCTTCGCCGAGCCGCAGATAGGCCTGCCCGAGCGGATAGTGGGCCGCCGTCGCCGAGGGTTCGAGGGCGAGGATCTCCTCCAGGCCCCGGGCCGCCGGCTCGAACTCCTCCCGCATCAGCGCGACGCGGGCCAACCCGAACCGCGCGGAGAGCGAATCGGGATAGAGGCGCAGGGCGCGCGCGAACAGCGGCTCGGCGGCCTCCGCGTCTCCCTGCGCCAGGCGCACGTCGCCCAGCCAGACCAGAACGGCCATGTCGTCCGTCTGCAGTCGCCGCGCCGCCTCGAAGCGATCGGCCGCCTCGTCGAGCGCGCCGGCGTCCCGGTGCAGATGCGCCAGGTAGTAGGGCCAGCGGACATCGGCCGGGGCCAGCGTCTGCGCGTTCCGGAACGCCGGAACGGCGGCGCCGGGCAGCTCCGCCGCCATGAGCACCATGCCGAGCGCGCCGTAGGTCTCCGCCGCGCCCGCGGCCGGGGCCCGCCCCGCGGCCTGCAGGCTGTCGATCGGCTGCCAGCGGGACTCTATCTGCTCGCGGACCGAGTCGCTGACCTGCGCGAGGTCGGGGAGGACGACGGCTTCCAGCGGACGCTCGACCGCCGTGCTCCCCTCCTGCCCGCGCGCGCCGGACGCCGGCGAGTCCGTCCCGCCGCACGCCCAGCCCAGGAACGCCGGCGCGAGCAGCAGCAACACCGCCTGACGCCGGCCGCGCGCGGCCGGCATCAGGAACAGAACAGGTTGCAGCCGTCCCGGCGTTCGCGACGCGTCGACGGCGTGGAGTCCTCGACCTTGCGGTCGATCACCATCATGACCAGGCCTATCCCGACGCCGGCGGCGATGAGCCCCCATACC
Coding sequences within:
- a CDS encoding thioredoxin domain-containing protein, translating into MITVAEVDRAWRRQDPGGFAALAREIHDTRWRFTDTLVAEALIAHEADAQGLTPEALLEREIPPRIVEMPESAVRSLYADVGTAARGASYEQMEPALRAWLERVTARELARMNYLEELTAVSINAELALDAPRVAVERTAQDARLGPQDAPVELVVFGDFQNADYGRFTAAFGRVRETYGERVRIVFKHLPPPDRPAAIQAAQAAQCANLQERFWPFHDALLSRPAVLDAFRLRQAAGEAGLDVDRFDACVAGGATHRTILDALEEAIRYGLHASPSFLVNGRLAPEPPPFLPPFEFFTRLIEEELLQVSRRGR
- a CDS encoding CRTAC1 family protein; its protein translation is MSGGRSTGQPGASGLPGAAGRAGSAAQNAVPAAVVFTDVTAQAGIDFTHDNGAAGDHWYPELFGGGVAVLDLDGDGRSDLLFVNGRRWGSAGETRHGLFRNNGDGTFGDVFAGSGLDGAEVYGLGAAVADYDNDGRDDLFLTTVDGGRLYRNAGNGTFRDVTAGSGIGDGGFAVSAAWLDYDRDGLVDLFVGNYVDWSPETDTGCGNPPGYCGPDAYRPVAPTLYRNAGQGRFEDVTAQAGLDDPTDKAMGVAVLDYDADGWPDVFVGSDRVPAKLYHNDGAGRFVDVGLRAGVSLSERGRARANMGVDAADYDRSGRPDILVGNFLHEMLGLYRDAGDGFYVDAAPRTAVGRASYRSVTWAVFFLDVDLDGRLDIFAANGGTDESQGMLDSRARLSQPPLLLRNRGDGTFQDASRGAGEAFVRPAMGRGAAYADFDGDGDLDLVLTALNGPARLLRNDGGNRNNWLRVRLVGTRSNRRGIGAVVQVASASGRQSRMARSGSSYASQSELPLTFGLGPDPVVETLEVAWPSGATQRFADISPNTRIVIDEAAGLRRSASAP
- a CDS encoding tetratricopeptide repeat protein is translated as MGAHRRRRRDRPGHDGDRPQGRGLHAVDASRTPGRLQPVLFLMPAARGRRQAVLLLLAPAFLGWACGGTDSPASGARGQEGSTAVERPLEAVVLPDLAQVSDSVREQIESRWQPIDSLQAAGRAPAAGAAETYGALGMVLMAAELPGAAVPAFRNAQTLAPADVRWPYYLAHLHRDAGALDEAADRFEAARRLQTDDMAVLVWLGDVRLAQGDAEAAEPLFARALRLYPDSLSARFGLARVALMREEFEPAARGLEEILALEPSATAAHYPLGQAYLRLGEAERAQEHLRQREAADIRPADPLMAALDGLLESSQAYETRGIEALNREDWDGAVAAFRRGLELDPADAELRHRLGTALYLRGDTGTARTELERAAADAPELAQAQYSLGVLLQDEGRYREAAERFAAALRGRASYAEARLRLAYSLRRSGDPEGALAQYQQASRMSPDLVEAAFGHAMTLVVLHRWSAARARLEQALEAYPDDAGVAHALARVLAAAPDERVRDGARALAMADGLASRGRSLDLGETMAMALAEVGAFDRAAALQRDLVTGALRAGLAGVSGRLQENLRRYERGEACRTPWPDGEVP